The DNA sequence CGTCGCGCGTGGTCTTCACCAATCTGCAAAACCACCCCCCTCAAGAACGCACCCACACCCGCCAACCGAGAATGCCCGCCAGTACCCCGCACAGCAAAGTAGGCGTCCACGCCGCGAGCGCGGGGGATAGCGTGTGGCCGTAGCCGAGGGAGGTTGCGAATCCGGTAACCAGGACGTAGCCCACGCCAATGGCAACGCTCGCTGAAAGGGTTGCGGAAGGACGTGGGAAGGGCGAGCCGCCAACGGCGTAGAGCAACACGACGAGGGGCAACAGGAAGCAGGCCAGCGGCTTGGCGAGCCGGGTCTGGTGCTCGACTTCGAGTTCGGTCGAGTCGAGTTTTTCGGCGCGGGCGTCGTCGATTGCATTGGTGAGCTCGCCCAGGGTCAGGTTGTGGGTGTCGACGTCGGCGACGAACGTCTCGCCGAGCTGGACGTAGGGCGATGCGGAGACTCGAATGGGGATACCGTCGGATCCCAGCTTGATTCGCCGGGGCTCGCTCAACCGCCAGCGACCCCGTCCCACGTGCAGCCCGGAACTCGCGTCGGTGCGCGCCGTGGGGAGGCCGTCCTCGCCGAGGTCGTAGATCGTGATCCCGGTGCGCGCGACGCCGGTTTCGGTCGACAGACTCATCGATTCGACGAGCTTGCTGCCGGTCGAATACCAGACGGGCCGAGGGGATACGTAGTCGGCCGAGCGACCGTAGATCTCTCGGATCTTTACTTCATCCTGCAGCGCGGCCATGCGCGGAGTCACCACGTTGATGAGCACGAAATAGACCGGCACGGCAAGCAACGACAAGAGCATCACGGACGCGAGAGCCTTGGGGGCCTGAATCCCGCAGGCGCGCATGCCGAGCAGTTCACCTTCGGCGGCCAGCAAGCTCACGGTGAGCCCGGTGCCGACGAGCAACGCCATCGGTGCCGCGTTTGCCAAGAGCATCCAGCTGCGCGCCCAGTAGAAGCGGAGGATTTCGAGCGGGGTCGCGCTGTGCTGGGCGAACCAGTCGATGCGACCCACGAAGTCGATCAGCAAGTAGGCAACGAAGATCACGCCGAAACTCAGCGCCGCGGTCTCCGCATAACGCAGGCCGACATAGCGGTGTAATGCAAAACGGCGCGTCCGCGACGGACCCGTCTGGGTGCGGGTTTTTCGCCGGGGCGTGCGCGAGCGCTCGGGCTGTCCGTTGCTGCGCACGACGCCGCGTCGGAATAGCGCCAGTGCAACGGCCAGCAATACAAAGTTGGGCAACCAGGCGCCCAGGGTCGGCATGCCGAGCGCCTCGACCACACCTTCGCCCACTTGCGCGACTGCGTAATAGGCCAGGGTTGCGAGCAGACCCACGACGCCACCACTCGAGCGCGAGTGACTGCGGCGCGTCATGAACAGCGGCACCGCCAGAAAACCGAAGAGTCCGGTAGAAACCGGGACTGCGAAACGACGATGCATTTCGAGCAAGTAGGGTTTAGCGTCGGATGCGCTGCGGGCGGCGGCCTCTGTCTGAAGCTCGCCCAGGGAGAGAGCTTGAATGGGATCGTCGGCCGCTTTGCGTTCGAGCGGTGCGGATTCACCTGGGAGTTCGGCCCGCATCGAATCAAAGCTGATGCGACGGGGCGAGTTCTTCCCGGCGTAGAGGATCGCGCCCTCGCGCAGCACCAGATGCGCGGGCTGGCCCTCGAGTTCGACGATCTCGGCACGGCGCGCAAAAACCGTCTCGTCGAGTTCCTCCGTCCAGAGGAGTACCTGTTCCAGATGTTTGCGATCGGCCGAGACAGAACGCGCGTAGATCTGCCAGCTACCGAAGCGCGTAAGTTTCTGCGCCTGGATGCGAGCCCAGGGTTGCTCGACCGCCACGCGCTCCCAAGTCTCCTGCTGGCCGCGGTGGGACCAGGGCACGAGAGTCGTCTGCAACCACAGCGCCGGCAGCGTGAGCAAAGCCGCCAGGAGAAACGCCGGCCCCGACAATCGATGGGTCGGTATGCCGCACGAGTCGAGGGCGAGGATCTCCTGATCGGCGCCCAGGCGACCGAGGGCGATGAGCAGGCCGACCAAGGTCGAAAACGGAATCATCGTGGCGAGCATCGGGATCGCCTTGAAACCGGCGATGATTGCGATGTCCGCGCTCTCGACGCCGCGGCTCGCTAGCGGCATCAGTCGCACCAGGTCGTTCGCGAGCACGACGAGGGTCAGACCGAAGAGTGCGAAGCAAATGGGGACAATCGCTTCCCGAATGAAATACGCGTACAGCTTCCGGCCGGGCCGGCCCCTGCGGATCACTGCCGTGGTCTGCCCAGTTCCGCGATCGTTCTCGCCGTCACCCATTGCAGGTTGGACAGAGGCCGTGGGCTGCGAGTTCCGCAAAAATCGCGACACGGGCGCAACGGACCCTGGCGACGACGATGCTCACCGCGAGATCATCTGGCGCGCAAGTCTCAGCCGGCATGCGCCTCCTCGGCCTCGCCCGATTCGAGTTCGGCTCGGCCGTCGCGAATGCGATACACGCGATCGGCGATGCGTTTGAGCGCGGGTTGATGAGAAATTGCAATCACCGTCACCGAGCCGCGCAACCCCTCGATCGTGTCCCAAAGCAGGCGTTCGCTCTCGGGGTCGAGCGAAGCTGTGGCCTCGTCCAGAATCAACAGCTTTGGCCGCGAAGCGAGTGCGCGCGCAATGCCGATCCGCGTACGCTGCCCCCCTGAGAGCAAGGCGCCCCGCTCACCGACCAGGAGGTCGAGACCCCCGCGTTGCTCGCTGATCTCATCCCAGACCCCAGCGGCTTTCAATGCGGCGATCACGTCTTCGTCCGAGATGTTCGTGTCGCCCATCGTCACATTGGCGCGAATCGTGTCGTTGAACAGCAGAACTTCCTGAGGCACAGCGCCGATCGACGAGCGCCAGGCCGCGAGATCGATTTCGTCCAGCGGTTCCCCGTCGATCAATACACTCCCCGCCGAGGGCTGGATCAGGCCGGCAATCAGATCGATGATCGTCGTTTTTCCGCTGCCAGAGGACCCGACCAGCGCGGTAATCTCTCCGGCCGAAAACTCCAGATCGACATTGTCGAGCACCTGCTTCTCATGGTAGGCGAAGCTCAAACCACGGATCTCGATCGCGCGCTCGAATGTGGGCGCGCGCCCCCCGTGCAACTCTTCGGCCGCCGCCTTAGTCGCTTCGGTCAGTTTGACGATCGCCTCGAGGAAAGGCTGGGCCGTAGCCGTGCGCTGGTAACACGCCTGGACCTTTTGCGCTTTCGAGAGCCCGCGCGCCAGGGCCAGCAGCATGACCGACACTTCCGAAAACTCGAGCATGCCGGAGTTCCGCGCGTAGACGAGGCAGACCAGCAGGAGCACGAAGGTAAGCGGCTCCTGGAGACCTTTGAGGCTTTCATGGGCGAGCACCTCCTTTCGCATCGCCCGCTTGAGGCGCTGGGTATCGGCCTCGAGCAGCGGGCCGACCAAATGTTCTCGACGCATCATCTTCAACAACTTCACGTTCGGAACGACGTCTGAGAACCGCGAGAGCAGATCGTTGATCACCTTCGATTGCTTGCGTCCCGCCTTGCCCGCCATCCGCACCAGGAAGTGCAGGATGGCGATTGTCATTGCGCCTCCGACCAGGCTGAGCAGCGCAATCTTCCAGGAGATGACGAGCGCCACGCATACGCCGACAATGGAGAGGAAAACACTCTGGGTCGCGAGCGCGAAATCTCGAAAGGCGTTGGCGGTACGCGTAGCCTCAACCGAGAGTGCCGTGCTGAGCCGGCCGAGCGAATACTCCTGGAAGTAGCTCCAGCGCGCGCGGAACAGCGCACTCAATAGTTCTAGCCGCAGCCGGGTCGAAATCCGCGCGACGGCGTTGCCCACGTGGCGCCAGGCAAGGATTACGAGCCCAGCCTTGACCCAGATGAGAATACCGATGACGAGTGCGAGGCTCCAAAGCTCGAAGGGTAGACCGATCGAATTGAGGGCAGCGCTCACTCGGTCGATGGCTTCCGACCCAGACCCCACAGTGACTTGATCCTCCTGCATCGCAAGTGCGAGCAAGGGCACGGCGGTCGCGAGTCCGAGCCCTTCCGCAGCCGCGGAGAGGATCAGATAGCCGACGGTGAGGGCTGTCTCTTTCGGATACTGGCTCGGGAAGTAGCGGAATGGCTGCATCTGCTACCTCGGTTACCTCGGGCGAAGGGGGGGACGACGGAACGTCGCACGGTACCTCGCGAATTGCAAGATCCGGCCTGCCGAGACTGCGGGCTAGGAATCGCTTTGCTCACGCCCGCGGGACTGGACGCCGGCGCGTCGACTCGAAATCACTTCGGCCGATACGGCTTTGGCGGATTCGATCCCCGCCTTGCGTTCGTACGCCAGGGCTTCTGGGAGCGACATGCCGGCACCCTCGTCGATCAGCTTCTTGTATCCGACGAGCACCTGCGGAACACAGGATGCCATGTCGCTTGCCAACGACTGCGCGGCCGACAAAAGTTCATCGGGTTTCACCACTCGGTTGACCAGGCCCCACTCGTAAGCGAGTTCTGGACCTATGGTGTTGCCCGTAAAACTGATTTCCTTGGCCCGGGCCATCCCGATCAGCCTGGGGAGTTTCTGGCTCAGGCCCCAGCCCGGCAGCATGCCGACTCGCGCGTGGGTATCGGCGAACTTTGCCCGCTCTGAGGCCAGGATCAGATCACAGGCCAGCGCGAGTTCGAAGCCACCTGTGATCGCATGACCGTTGACCGCCGCGATGATCGGCCCCTCGAAGCTCGCAATGCCCTTTACCATTTCAGCCTGACCCACAACACTGGTGTCGTGCCCGGAGGCATCGGGGCCCCCGGCCGAGAGTTCAGTCAGATCCATCCCCGCGCAGAACGCGCGACCCGCGCCGGTCAAGACGATTGCGCGAATATCCCCGTCGTCCTGCAGTTCGCGAAAGGCGTTCCCGATGGCGAGACGCAGGGCTGCCGAGAGAGCGTTCATCTGATCCGGTCGATTCAGGGTTACGGTGGCCACCGGCCCATCTCGCTTGATCAGCAGTACCGAATCTGTCATCTCGCTTCGCTCCTCCGCAACGGGTGCGAACTAAAAAGCCGCCTTCCAACCCTTCTCTTCGAAGGCTTGTCGACTGCAGTGCTTTGACTTCGGAACATAGGGGGCAATCGCATCGTCGACCTCTCCGGTTTCGACTGCCGCCTTCAACTGAACCAGCGATTCGACCCGGCGCACTAGCAAGCGAAATGTCAACTGTCCATCGAGATAGCTACCCCAATCGAGCCAGCAGACGCCGTTTTCCACCGTGGCGTTACGCGGTCGATCTTCTTTCGACGAAACCACGATCGTGTAATAGCCGTGCTCATCGACGGGCACGTCGGTGTCGATGACCGCGTCCTCGCAAACTCCAGCCCAGAAGTTGTAGGTCGTCACCGTGAAGCCGCGAATATCCTTACCCGCGGTGTAGACGGGCTCGCGCGGCGTGTCGGGTGCGCTGAGCTTCTTGCCGCGGGTTACATGCACCCGTCCGAGTCGCTGGGTATAGGGCGTAACGAGATAGAGAATGTCGGCGCTCGCCAGAATGTCGTAGGGGAGTCCCCAATTGCTCTTGGTGCTGTACTCCTCCGGCCAGCACAGCCCGCGATGATCGGGAATGGGAAGCGGTGCGAATCGGGTGGTGTCCACTGGAGGGACCGAACCTTCGGGGTGGGGATCGGCCGCTTCGTAGTGAAGCGTCTGAAGACCCCTGGCGTCGTAGACCGTCACCGAAGGCAACCACACTCCGGCATTGTTCGGCGGCATGGCGCCGAGTTCGGAACCGGTGGTGCGATAGATACAAAAGACCGCCGGGTTGCGGCCGCCCTTTACCTTGACTCCCACGTAGCTCGTGTTCTTTTCGGGCTCTTCGGGTGTTTCGGTAAAGACCAACTGGGCGGTGAAGCACCGCTCCATTCCCTCCGGCACTTCTTCGCGGAATGGATTCACGCTGCCCTCGTCGGGGTCGAGATCGACGTCCAATAGCGTGGATAGATTATTGGTGTCGAAGTCGGACGGGTGAAACGCGAAGTAGCGCGAGTGCGGATACTCCCCCTTGAACACCACCTTGCCACCCTCGGGCACTGGAATGAACCCGGGCGGGGCGCCGTCCCCATGCCAGAAGCGATTACTGAAGTAGTTTGAAGCCGAGGTATCGATCAGGTAGGGGAAGCGGTTGTTCGTCTCCGGAGTCGAGACCCCGGGCCAGCCCGGACAACACGGCTCGCCGATCGTTCGTCCCACCTGGTATTCGGGCGCGCCGAGTCGAATGCCGCAGTTTTCGGCAATGTAGTCGGAGATGCGACCTTCCACGCCGGCGAGTTCGGGATCCGTCAAACGCGGGAAGATCCCGAGCACAGCGGATCCAGTCGTGTCCCGCGCGTCGGCCATCAAGCGGTGTAGAAACTCGAGATCGTCTCTGATCTCGTCCGGGGCCACTTCGAGGAGTTGCCGTACCACGTCGGCGTGACCGACGAACTCGTTGAATTCTGATTTCACCGAAAGCTCACCGGCGATCAACTTGCGCAGGGTCTGCTCGAACCGTGCGTGATTACTCATGGGGTCTCCGGGATTGCTGGTTCGCTGATCGGTCGGGGCGGCATGCGATCGTAGCCGAAGGCCTCGAACGCGAACCCCCAGTTTTCATTGACGGTGTTCACGATCTCGGGAGGAAAATCGAAGCGGTTCTTTTCATAGCTGCCCAGGCTCTCGAGGTAGCGCTCGAACAGCGGGCGCACGACTTCGAAATCGCCGAGTTCGAGGGTCTTGTAGATTTTTTCGAGCTCGGACACCGGGCGCACGTCGAGATCTTCGTAACGAATCTCGACCAGATGTCCGGGCGGAATCAGGTTTCGCTGTTCGAGGTAGCTCTGCATTTGCACCCGGTAGGCGTGAACGATCCAGGCGTCGATGTCCTCCCACTCGAACTCCTGCAACACCGAGCCCGGCAACATCTTGCGGTACATGTTCCGCATCGATTGATAGACCGGGTAGGGATTGCGCACGATGTTCACGAACCGAGCGTCCGGGAACATCTCGAGCAAGACCCTGATGCGAGCGGTATTGGGCGGCGTCTTGAGCGCCAGCCGCTTGCCTCCCGAGAGAATCGTGGCCTTCTTCAAGACTTCCATGTATCCGCGACGCCAACCTTCGAAGGCCTGCTGATCCTCTCCCAGGTTCGAGACATAACGATCGTAGAGTTCCGGGATCGCCCTGGGAAAGTTCATCACGTGAAGCGGGGCGTGATCCGTGCAGTTGATCATCGCCATCTCTTCTTCCTGCGGCCCGTCGAGGGAAATTGCGACGTTGTCCATGGGTCGCCTGGTTGGAAGCCGGCTTGCGAACAGACCCGGCAACCAGTTTCTCCCCATCAGCGCGATCGGATGCACGACCGATTGATAGGTACTCACCACCCCAAATTGGGGGTCCTGATGGAAAAGGTTGTGCAGATGCGTGGTGCCGCTGCGCCCGAATCCCAACAAAAAAACCGGATCCCCGTAGAGTTGGGTTTCGCGGATGCGACGTCGGTAGCGAAGTTGCTCGTACCAGCGAAGCGGCTCGAGCAGGCAGCTGAAGAGCAGCCAGTTTCGCGCGCGCTTCTTGTACCGGTCGTCGACTTTGTGTTGTTCGAGCAACCGGCGCACGCTCGCAAGGGGCAGGAACTGCGACATCGATGCCATGGAAGTCCTCTGTACGAACGGTCGAACGCCAAGCCAATTTGCGGACGCCCGACCCTATTCGGGAAGTTCGGGATTCCAGGCCACACCATTGATATGGCCCCCGCCATCGACGTGGATCGTATTGCCGGTGACGTAGCGCGAATCGTCGCTGGCCAGGAACACTGCAACCGGGCCGATCTCTAATTCACTGTCTCCCACATGCGGGATCGGATTGGCGAGTTCAATCCTGCGCGCGGCGGCGGGATCAAACTTCTTGAAGCCCTCCCAGGCGGGCGTCGCCGCGAACGGGCACAGCACGTTGGCCGTGATGCCATGCTGCCCCCACTCGACCGCTGCCGTGCGGGTGAGTGCGCGAACGCCTTCCTTCGATCCGTTGTACATCGCCGCATAACGGTGGGCATTGATCCCGCTGAGCGAACACATGGTGATGATGCGTCCCCAGGCATTGGCCTTCATGTGGGGGAAAACGCTCTGCATGGCCCAAAAACAGGCGAAGTAATTGACGTCCATGTGTTCGTGCATGGCTTCGTCGGTCATCGATTCGAGGCGGCTGCCGCCCTCCGTGAGAGTCGCGTTGTTGACCAGGATGTCGACGCGTCCGTAGGCTTCGACAGTCGCGGCGACCATCGCGATGACACTGTCTTTCTGGGAAACGTCGGTTTTTACGTAGAGCGCACGAGCGCCCTGGGCGGAAAAATCGCGCTCGATTGCCG is a window from the Myxococcales bacterium genome containing:
- a CDS encoding LptF/LptG family permease; protein product: MGDGENDRGTGQTTAVIRRGRPGRKLYAYFIREAIVPICFALFGLTLVVLANDLVRLMPLASRGVESADIAIIAGFKAIPMLATMIPFSTLVGLLIALGRLGADQEILALDSCGIPTHRLSGPAFLLAALLTLPALWLQTTLVPWSHRGQQETWERVAVEQPWARIQAQKLTRFGSWQIYARSVSADRKHLEQVLLWTEELDETVFARRAEIVELEGQPAHLVLREGAILYAGKNSPRRISFDSMRAELPGESAPLERKAADDPIQALSLGELQTEAAARSASDAKPYLLEMHRRFAVPVSTGLFGFLAVPLFMTRRSHSRSSGGVVGLLATLAYYAVAQVGEGVVEALGMPTLGAWLPNFVLLAVALALFRRGVVRSNGQPERSRTPRRKTRTQTGPSRTRRFALHRYVGLRYAETAALSFGVIFVAYLLIDFVGRIDWFAQHSATPLEILRFYWARSWMLLANAAPMALLVGTGLTVSLLAAEGELLGMRACGIQAPKALASVMLLSLLAVPVYFVLINVVTPRMAALQDEVKIREIYGRSADYVSPRPVWYSTGSKLVESMSLSTETGVARTGITIYDLGEDGLPTARTDASSGLHVGRGRWRLSEPRRIKLGSDGIPIRVSASPYVQLGETFVADVDTHNLTLGELTNAIDDARAEKLDSTELEVEHQTRLAKPLACFLLPLVVLLYAVGGSPFPRPSATLSASVAIGVGYVLVTGFATSLGYGHTLSPALAAWTPTLLCGVLAGILGWRVWVRS
- a CDS encoding ABC transporter ATP-binding protein; the protein is MQPFRYFPSQYPKETALTVGYLILSAAAEGLGLATAVPLLALAMQEDQVTVGSGSEAIDRVSAALNSIGLPFELWSLALVIGILIWVKAGLVILAWRHVGNAVARISTRLRLELLSALFRARWSYFQEYSLGRLSTALSVEATRTANAFRDFALATQSVFLSIVGVCVALVISWKIALLSLVGGAMTIAILHFLVRMAGKAGRKQSKVINDLLSRFSDVVPNVKLLKMMRREHLVGPLLEADTQRLKRAMRKEVLAHESLKGLQEPLTFVLLLVCLVYARNSGMLEFSEVSVMLLALARGLSKAQKVQACYQRTATAQPFLEAIVKLTEATKAAAEELHGGRAPTFERAIEIRGLSFAYHEKQVLDNVDLEFSAGEITALVGSSGSGKTTIIDLIAGLIQPSAGSVLIDGEPLDEIDLAAWRSSIGAVPQEVLLFNDTIRANVTMGDTNISDEDVIAALKAAGVWDEISEQRGGLDLLVGERGALLSGGQRTRIGIARALASRPKLLILDEATASLDPESERLLWDTIEGLRGSVTVIAISHQPALKRIADRVYRIRDGRAELESGEAEEAHAG
- a CDS encoding enoyl-CoA hydratase produces the protein MTDSVLLIKRDGPVATVTLNRPDQMNALSAALRLAIGNAFRELQDDGDIRAIVLTGAGRAFCAGMDLTELSAGGPDASGHDTSVVGQAEMVKGIASFEGPIIAAVNGHAITGGFELALACDLILASERAKFADTHARVGMLPGWGLSQKLPRLIGMARAKEISFTGNTIGPELAYEWGLVNRVVKPDELLSAAQSLASDMASCVPQVLVGYKKLIDEGAGMSLPEALAYERKAGIESAKAVSAEVISSRRAGVQSRGREQSDS
- a CDS encoding sulfotransferase is translated as MASMSQFLPLASVRRLLEQHKVDDRYKKRARNWLLFSCLLEPLRWYEQLRYRRRIRETQLYGDPVFLLGFGRSGTTHLHNLFHQDPQFGVVSTYQSVVHPIALMGRNWLPGLFASRLPTRRPMDNVAISLDGPQEEEMAMINCTDHAPLHVMNFPRAIPELYDRYVSNLGEDQQAFEGWRRGYMEVLKKATILSGGKRLALKTPPNTARIRVLLEMFPDARFVNIVRNPYPVYQSMRNMYRKMLPGSVLQEFEWEDIDAWIVHAYRVQMQSYLEQRNLIPPGHLVEIRYEDLDVRPVSELEKIYKTLELGDFEVVRPLFERYLESLGSYEKNRFDFPPEIVNTVNENWGFAFEAFGYDRMPPRPISEPAIPETP
- a CDS encoding SDR family oxidoreductase produces the protein MEHTQRLRDRVAIVTGAGQGIGLGVARAFAAEGAKVVLANRSPEKGEAAASAIERDFSAQGARALYVKTDVSQKDSVIAMVAATVEAYGRVDILVNNATLTEGGSRLESMTDEAMHEHMDVNYFACFWAMQSVFPHMKANAWGRIITMCSLSGINAHRYAAMYNGSKEGVRALTRTAAVEWGQHGITANVLCPFAATPAWEGFKKFDPAAARRIELANPIPHVGDSELEIGPVAVFLASDDSRYVTGNTIHVDGGGHINGVAWNPELPE